A segment of the Flavobacterium azooxidireducens genome:
AAGATGGTATACAATGTAATTTGACTGTTATTCCTTGTTTGAATTATACTCATGAGATGACTTATGGTTTACCAGTCAAGCCATCGCCAAACTTACCTAATGATCAATCAATTAATTTGTATGCGAGTTTGTGTTTTTTTGAAGGAACAAATGTGAGTGTGGGTCGTGGAACGGAGAAACAATTTCAGATTTATGGTTCGCCTTTTTTGGCTAAAACTGATTTTAGTTTTACTCCGAAACCTAATTTGGGAGCAAAAGACCCGATGCATAATGGCAAGCTTTGCTATGGTGAAAATTTGAGTACCGTTCAAAAAGTAAATCGTTTGGAATTAAAATGGTTAATTAAAGCTTATAATTCAACTGCTGATAAAAAAACATTTTTTAATTCATTTTTTGTGAAATTGGCTGGAACAAAAAAATTACAGGAGCAAATTGAGGAAGGTGTTTCTGAGATTGAGATTAGGAAGAGTTGGGAGAAAGGGCTGGAGGAGTTTATGAAAGTGAGAGGAAAATATTTGATTTATTAAAGATATCTTTTGACTATCCCACGGTTAAAACCGTGGGTTTTGTTTGAAGTAGATTTCGTAAAAGCAAACCAATCATAAAGGTAGCTTCTCTTTCATTCGTTCTACAATATTATAAGCGGCAGGGCAAATTGCAACGTTTAACAAAGTTAAATCAGTGATTTGGTTGAACTTTTTTCGGTCGGTGTGTGGGAATTCACGGCAGGCTTTTGGGCGAACATCGTAGATAAAACATTTGTTATCGCTTTCTAAAAACGTACACGGAACTGATTTCAACACATAATCATTTTCCTCATCAATACGCAAATATTGGTCAATGAATTGTTGTGGTTTTTGTCGGAAATGTTTCGAAATTCGTTCAATATCGGCTGAAGTAAAAAGCGGCCCTGTTGTTTTGCAGCAATTGGCACAATCTAAACAATCAGTCTTTTTAAATTCTGCTTCGTGCAAATCTTGCATCACATAATCTAAATTTTTGGGCGTTTTCTTTTTTAACTTATCAAAATACTTTTTGTTTTCGATATGCTTATCTTTGGCAAGTTTAGCCAATGTGTCAATTTGAAAATGTGCCAATGTGTCAATTTTAGATTGCAAAGTTAAACAACTTTTAAACGCTTAAACTTCTAAACTCTTAAACTCTTAAACTTTTTATGAAAGATCTTTTTGGAAAAGCCATTTTAGATTACCAAACCGGAAATGATCCGCAGGATTTGATAACCGAAACTTCGATTTCTGAAGCAGATGAAATGAGTGTTGCTTATTTATTTCGTGATTTTGATGAAATGCCTAAAATCGAACAAAAAGCATTGGAACTTTCCAAAGGAAAAATTCTGGATGTGGGTTGCGGTGCCGGAAGTCATTCACTTTATTTACAAGAAAAAGGATATGATGTTACTTCGATTGATATTTCACCTAATGCTATCAAAGCTTGCGAATTAAGAGGTTTAAAAAAAGTAAAAGTGCAAGATGTCATGACATTGGAAAACGAAAAATTTGATACTATTTTACTTTTGATGAATGGTGCCGGAATGTGCGGAAGATTGAAAAACATCACTAAATTTCTACAGAAACTAAAAAGTTTGTTGACCGAAAATGGTCAGATTTTGGTAGATAGTTCCGACATCATTTATATGTTTGATGACGATGAAGATGGCGGAAAATGGATTCCCGGAGATTCAGAATATTATGGCGAAGTAGAATTTAAAGTTTCATATAAAGGTGAAACGGAGAAACCATTTGATTGGATGTATATCGATTATAATACGTTAGAAAATGCTGCAATTGCCAACGGATTGTCTTGTGAATTAATTTTGGAAGGTGAACATTTTGATTATTTGGCGAGATTGTGTTTTGAGTAGATTATAATCCTACGGTTGAAACGTTGGGGGTGGATTTGGATGTTAAATAATCCGGCGGTTGAAACGTTGGGGGTGGATTTGGATGTTAAATAATCCGGCGGTTGAAACCGTGGGTTTGGTTTGAATGTGATTGAAATTACTTTAATTAAATATAATCGGAATCTTCAATTCAACTCCAACAGGATTTCCGTTTTTGTGAGCAGGTTTCCATTTGGGAAAATTCTTTAATGCTCTTAAAATTTCAACGGCGGTATCCATATCATCAAATTTTAAAAGTTTGATCTTTTCCATACCTCCTTCCTTATTCACTAAAAAAGAAACCAATAATTTTTCTCCGGGTTTAATTTTGCTTTTATCAAGTCTTGCCATCAAATAAGTATAAAACATATCCATTCCTCCAGGAAACTCAGGTTCTAGCAGATCGGCATTGAGATAGACCTCATCCTCACCTTGAATTTGAGCTTGGGCAGAAGTGTTTACAAAAATCAATAGCAAAAGTAAAAACAAAAATCTCATCGAGAAAAATTATTGGTTTTAGAAATTTATTGCATGTATTTCATCATCATCGTTTGCAATCCCATTCCCCATTCTTGACCAACTGTTTGACCTTTATTATAAAGCACTTCAGTTTTATCAGTTAATTTTTTTCCTACCGGAGATTCATAGAATTTTAATAAAGCTTTAATTTCATCATGCGTAAATTCAGACATATACATATCGGCCATTTTACTCATTAAATCATTGATAGAAGCATCTAATTCTTTTTGAAATTCAGCTTTTTTTGCTTCAGGAATATTATTTACTAAATCTTTTGTAATCATTTTAAACGTGTTAGACTGACCACTCACTTCAAGATAATTAACCACGTCTTTTTTAAACGCTTCTTGAGAAAATCCAATTGTTGTAATCAATAAAAGTGCAAAAGTTAAAACTGTTTTTTTCATAATTTTTCTGTTTTGATTTATAAAATAATTTTAAGGAATATTCAAATATTTATGTGTTTGTAAAGATACTCTCCATTTTGGATTTTTCATTACATAATCTACGATTAACGGTGTCATTTCTTCTTTTTTGCTCCATTCCGGTTGTAAAAACAAAATAGCATTTGGGTTTACTTGAGCCGCTTGTTCTTCGGCAAAAATAAAATCATGTTTATTATAAATGATGACTTTCAATTCATTAGCCATATCATACGCACTTTGAACCGGTAATTTATTTTTCTTTGGAGAAAGACAAAACCAATCCCATTTTCCGGTCACAGGATAACATCCCGACGTTTCAATGTGAATTTTTATTCCGGCACTTTTAAGTTTATCGGTTAACGAATTCATATCCCAAGTAAGCGGTTCGCCACCGGTTATCACCACCGTATCCGAATATTTTTTAGCATTGGATACAATGATATCTGTTTCCGTGGGCGGATGAAGTTCTGCGTTCCAACTTTCTTTTACATCACACCAATG
Coding sequences within it:
- a CDS encoding YkgJ family cysteine cluster protein, with translation MAHFQIDTLAKLAKDKHIENKKYFDKLKKKTPKNLDYVMQDLHEAEFKKTDCLDCANCCKTTGPLFTSADIERISKHFRQKPQQFIDQYLRIDEENDYVLKSVPCTFLESDNKCFIYDVRPKACREFPHTDRKKFNQITDLTLLNVAICPAAYNIVERMKEKLPL
- a CDS encoding class I SAM-dependent methyltransferase; amino-acid sequence: MKDLFGKAILDYQTGNDPQDLITETSISEADEMSVAYLFRDFDEMPKIEQKALELSKGKILDVGCGAGSHSLYLQEKGYDVTSIDISPNAIKACELRGLKKVKVQDVMTLENEKFDTILLLMNGAGMCGRLKNITKFLQKLKSLLTENGQILVDSSDIIYMFDDDEDGGKWIPGDSEYYGEVEFKVSYKGETEKPFDWMYIDYNTLENAAIANGLSCELILEGEHFDYLARLCFE
- a CDS encoding energy transducer TonB; this encodes MRFLFLLLLLIFVNTSAQAQIQGEDEVYLNADLLEPEFPGGMDMFYTYLMARLDKSKIKPGEKLLVSFLVNKEGGMEKIKLLKFDDMDTAVEILRALKNFPKWKPAHKNGNPVGVELKIPIIFN
- a CDS encoding DUF2059 domain-containing protein; this encodes MKKTVLTFALLLITTIGFSQEAFKKDVVNYLEVSGQSNTFKMITKDLVNNIPEAKKAEFQKELDASINDLMSKMADMYMSEFTHDEIKALLKFYESPVGKKLTDKTEVLYNKGQTVGQEWGMGLQTMMMKYMQ
- a CDS encoding 7-carboxy-7-deazaguanine synthase QueE; this encodes MLQKEIQLAVEKGEMLPLMEEFYTIQGEGYHTGTAAYFIRIGGCDVGCHWCDVKESWNAELHPPTETDIIVSNAKKYSDTVVITGGEPLTWDMNSLTDKLKSAGIKIHIETSGCYPVTGKWDWFCLSPKKNKLPVQSAYDMANELKVIIYNKHDFIFAEEQAAQVNPNAILFLQPEWSKKEEMTPLIVDYVMKNPKWRVSLQTHKYLNIP